GATCTGGTGTTTGTAGAGCTGCCAGAAGTAGGTAGCACGTTTGCAAAAGACGGTCAGGCCGCAACGGTTGAAAGCGTCAAGGCAGCGTCCGACGTTTATTGTCCGCTGGATGGCGAAGTGACCGAGATCAATCAGGCGATTGTCGATGATCCATCGCTGGTTAATTCCGATCCGCGTGGCGCTGGCTGGTTCTTCAAGCTGAAGCTCGCCAATCCTACTGACGCCGAAACCCTCCTGAACGAAGCCGCTTACAACGAGCTGATCGCATGACCACGCCCACAGAATTTCAGTTTACCGATTACCAGCCCTACGATTTTGCCAATCGCCGCCATATCGGCCCCTCTCCGGCTGAAATGGATGAGATGCTAAAGGTCGTGGGCTATGACAGCCTTGACGGGCTGATTGCCGCAACCGTTCCCGCCTCAATCCGCCAATCCACGCCGCTGGTGTGGGGCAAAGCGATGAGCGAGCGCGAAGCGCTGGACAAGCTGCGCGAAACCGCCAACAAGAACAAGGCTTTGACCTCACTGATCGGTCAGGGTTATTACGGCACCATCACGCCGCCAGTGATCCAGCGCAATATTCTGGAAAACCCGGCGTGGTACACCGCCTATACGCCTTACCAGCCAGAAATCTCCCAAGGCCGATTGGAAGCCCTGCTCAACTTCCAAACCATGATCTGCGATCTGACCGGGCTGGATGTGGCCAACGCATCCTTGCTGGATGAGGCAACGGCTGCGGCCGAAGCCATGGCCATGGCAGAGCGCGTGGCAAAATCCAAGGCAAAATCCTTCTTTGTCGATGCCAATTGCCATCCGCAGACCATTGCTGTGATCCAGACCCGCGCAGAGCCTTTGGGCTGGGGCGTCGTGGTCGGCAATCCCTTCACCGACCTCAACCCCGGCGAAGTGTTTGGCGCGCTGTTTCAATATCCCGGCACCCATGGCCATGTCAGCGATTTTACCTCGTTGATCAACGCGCTGCACAATGCCCAAGCCATTGCCGCTGTGGCAGCTGATCCACTGGCGCTGCTTTTGCTGAAATCCCCCGGTGAAATGGGTGCCGATATTGCCATCGGTTCCAGCCAGCGCTTTGGCGTTCCCGTGGGTTATGGTGGACCACATGCTGCCTATATGGCGGTGAAGGATGCCATCAAGCGGTCCATGCCGGGCCGTTTGGTGGGCGTATCGGTGGATTCGCGCGGCAACCGCGCCTATCGCCTGTCGCTCCAAACGCGCGAGCAGCACATCCGCCGCGAAAAGGCCACCTCCAACATCTGCACAGCCCAAGTGCTGCTGGCGGTAATGGCCTCGATGTATGCGGTGTTCCATGGTCCGCAAGGCTTGAAGGCCATTGCCCAGCAGGTGCATCAAAAAACCGTTTTGCTGGCAAAGGGCTTGGAAAAGCTTGGCTTTACCATTGAGCCGGAAACCTTCTTCGACACCATCACGCTGGAA
The nucleotide sequence above comes from Agrobacterium vitis. Encoded proteins:
- the gcvH gene encoding glycine cleavage system protein GcvH; its protein translation is MLKFTSEHEWLQIEGDIATVGITAHAAEQLGDLVFVELPEVGSTFAKDGQAATVESVKAASDVYCPLDGEVTEINQAIVDDPSLVNSDPRGAGWFFKLKLANPTDAETLLNEAAYNELIA